The DNA region tcaaattttactttttatagtgAGGCGGAAACAGAGAAGGACGATCTTTGACCTCAGACAGCGAGCACGTGGGTAGATGACACtaaccgtgtgtgtgtgtgtgtgtgtgtgtgtgtgggtgtgtgtgtgtgtgtgtgtgtgtgtgtgtgtgtgtgtgaagggtaTGGAGGAAGGATCCGCCCTGGGCATCCTGGACCACTCTGTCATTAAAAAAGGTAAGAGGACAGAAGACTCTTCTGCGCATGCGTGCAGCGATATAATTGTGTTCAACATGCTGGGGGGGATTTCTGTGTTTCAGCGCTCTCTAACACAAGTcccactaacacacacacacacacacacaaatccgCGCGCGCACATGTGCACGCGCActataaataattctgttttgctttttcatttgaAGTCAAGAAGTCTCTAATACTGAGCTGCAGTCTGCAGCCCAAAGGCACAGATTCTTAATGAACTGTTCATGGTCATATGAgagagagggtgtgtgtgtgtgtgtgtgtgtgtgtgtgtgtgtgtgtgtgtgtgtgtgtaggggagAAAAGCGCAGGGAATGTGATAAAAGGGGAGTTGTGGATAAATTTGCAGAGGCTGATGGTCTAAAATCACCGTCAGCGACACTGAGGCCGAATAGAAAACCCAAACTGCTGCTGGGGGGGCAGGTGAGGAGGGGGAGGTGAGGAGGGGGGAGGTGAGGAGGGGGAGGTGAGGAAGGGGAGGGGAGTAAGAAGAGGAGTTCTGCCGGTTCTGGATTCGTTGCGTTTCTGTCTCTGGTTCAGAAACGGAGCTGATAAAAACACCTGGAGGCGTTTCGTTCCCACCTGGACGTGTCGCACGGCGGGGGGCGTGGCTTAGCGGAAAGGACTTCTGGGTTTTCATCGGAACCAGAAAGAACCGGCTGAGAAATCAGAAGATTTGACTTTAAATCAGAAACtaaacagattaaatgttttattatctgatccagattttaaaataatttcctcaaatgaacagaaacagaatctaatttattaaataaagatgTGAAAACTAAACACCCAGAattatttccctttgggatcaagaaagtatttttgattttgactGAAGTGACTCGTCATCATCAGGTCAGCACAACGCCAGGCGGGAAAaccagggtcaaaggtcatctccaTTTGACATCCATCACTCTCCATAGAGGAAGATTATTCCCAagataataattgtaaaaaacaattaataataaaaagaaattaaaatgatgaaaaaaaacattttttatttaaaataaatataaaaaagtgttgaaatatttatgtaaaataaggtatatattttagaaagaattgaaataaaaacattaattcatgaaaaaaattaaatataaaaataaatttaaaaaacttaaaataaaaaaggaaagaaataaaaaacaaaaagaagttaataaaagtaatgaaacatttttaaatgaaataaaaaggtttGCCTGACCTCCGTCCTCTCAGTTCCCTCCAAGCTCAACGGCTCCGCCCTGGCGGCGCTGTCCATCGGGAAGGAGGGCCTGGGCGTCGGCGCCGTGTCCAACCCGGCCGAGGTGTTCTGCTCCGTCCCGGGTCGCCTCTCCCTGCTCAGCTCCACCTCCAAGTACAAGGTGACAGTGGGCGAGGTGCAGCGCCGCCTGTCTCCACCCGAGTGCCTCAACGCGTCGCTGCTGGGCGGAGTCCTGCGCAGGTGAGCTGGGGGCGGGGCTTATCATTCTGACTCAATGTTCAGAAGTTAGCCGctaaatctggaacaaacaggaagtttatttatcaattattttgttCACCAGAGATTTCCCAGGTTACCTGAACTCATCACGCTGAAGCAGTTTAAAGATCTAAATGGGGATTGGTCCAAAATGACTTAATGTTTCAGCGATATTTATTTAgcctcaaactaaatatttagttttagatATTTAGCTaggaaactaaatgtttagtttgaaactcTGAtgcttctaaataaataattaacatggagaaaatatgagtttgaaaaatttACCCACATTTTTCCCTTGACAGGTTTAATAATCCAGATTAttgttgtacatttttgactaattttgctgaaatgagctgcagctgaaagCAGAACCTGGGCTGTCCCGGTCCGACAGAGCAGAacctgcagcaggaagctgaaATTCAGATGATTTATGAATTTTATCTGGATGTAAATCTTCCTTTAATTAAGCAGCTTCACGTCACATGACCTCTCCTTCCTCACGTCTCCATGAGGCTTTCTTCTCTCAGATCTGCTAACGGAACCTGCGGCTCCGACCGGGCCCCAGAACTGGGTCATGGGACTGAATCACAAGCGAAGAAGTTTAATGAAGCAGCCTGAGGACAGCGGCGCCGCTCCGCTCTGAAACGCTTCAAAGATGTAAAAACCTCCCCcagaaatctgaaattaaatctCTAATCAGACAGATCTATTAAGATTTCACACAAActgaaaaatcaatcaataaaataaaaaaaacctgaattctcaatgatttaatattttattaatggagCAATTTAAAAACGCCATGAAGACAGACGACTgaatgataaataaatcaacaaataaaatactaaacAGTAAATACTGAATGTCTGTAAAAGTACAGAAATAACTGAAACGTTCAgcagcagaagctgcagcttcaggCGGATGAATCAACGCGGATCCGTCCAGAAATCTGGATCTATTTGTTCTGGAGGAGGAATACATCACCAAAACCCAGGAGTGAGACAAACAGGGACATACAGAACTATACGGACCGGGCAAAACTAGAAATGAGCTTCTTTCCTGCAGAaccagaaatacaaaaaaacaaaaaggaaaactgatttattttttttagtaaaaatgctaaattataGATTATATAAacagaagctgaagaaaataaaagagaagCTTGAAGAGAGAAACTATCAGAGCTGACATGAGACAGATTTCAGCCTCTCTCTGTttggctcacacacacacacacacaccccgttcTGAGCGCGCTCAGTGTCGTCCCTCAGGGCCAAGTCGAAGAATGGTGGCCGCTGTCTGAGAGAGCGTCTGGAGAAGATTGGGCTGAACCTGCCTGCCGGGCGACGCAAGGCCGCCAACGTCACTCTGCTGACATCTCTGGTGGAGGGtaggcgcacacacacacacacacacacacacacacacacacacacagtgaccTGCATACACTCTGACAGAAACTCTCAGAAAGCTGTCCCCGCTTCAGCACACATGAACAAACAGGGATGACTCTGATAGCTGCAggcgtacacacacacacagcgtgtgtgtgtgtgtgtgtgtgtgtacggtGTCACAGCAGAGAGCTGTTGGAGGAGAGAGAGACAAACTAGCACATTCAACCAGCTTCATACTGTTGAACTGGGATTCCTCTGCTCCAGTTCAGTTCACTGATTCAGAACTAGTTCATGTTCATAGTTCACCATCACATGTAAAATGATGCTTGGATAAAAAATCTGCAGGTCTGGATAAATGTGTGAATCtggaaaaacatccagaaactTCATTTCCAGTCAGATTTATTCAGAGCAGGAATCTGTTGCTTCTTCCTGCTGAGGTTCATTTTTCAGACAGAAACGAATCTTAAATTATTCTGAAGCTCTGATTTACTTAGCTGTTTCATAAAAGTTTAGTTGAACATAGTTTGACTAACTGTATTGAAGTTGGTAAAGCGCGTTAGCATTAGCGTAGCTAATGTTTATAATTTGGTTTTTAGGATTAGCGCTTTTCAGTTAGCGGAGCCCGCCGCTGCAGATTCGGTtaactcttcctcctcttcctcctgcaggtGAGGCCGTCCACCTGGCCCGGGACTTTGGCTACGTGTGTGAGACGGAGTTTCCTGCCAGAGCCACGGCTGAGTACCTGTGCAGGCAGAGCGACCCGGACCAGCTGCCGACCAGACGCAGCATGCTGCTGGCCACCAAGTGAGTCCCACCGTCAGACTGTCAGCTGATCACATGACCTGACAGGACAGAGCGAAGGATTTCACAGCAGCAGGTCAACATTTCTCCACAAAGCTCCAGTTATTCCACATTATAAATGCCCTGAGTAAATACGacccagggcattctgggtaaatacaaccaaagctaacatgctagcctagcgctagcagcagaaatggctcctggtcttcagccaaagtctaaagagaaatcctccaacaccaaaatctgacgcctccatcttgtttccatctggtgaagaaggaagttgctctcagtgtcttcagaggtttttgtgtcgtttccttcagtggttcttggtgcagcgcccccacaggccaggagggaaacaggttggtttgactcagaaccacagcagaaggaggtggagcagatgatggagttctggttcaaACAAGCAGATAGTTCTACCAGATACCTGATGGTGCTGCAGACCGTCAGGTATTTTAGTCATTCCAGCTAACTGATGGGAAATTTCAGTGGTTCGGCTTCAGGagcaatcagaaccagaaccttttctACATCAGGGTCAGATCTCTAGTTAGCAGCAGTTTGAGGAAACCCATCATGGTTCATaccttcctgtttgctgtgacctcctctctcctctctgcagGGAGATCTGTAAGGAGTTTGTGGACCTGATGACCCAGGACCGCTCCCCGCTGGGCGGCAGCCGGCCCGCGCCCTGCCTGGAGCCCGGCATCCAGGGCAGCCTCACCCACTTTAGCCTGCTGACGCACGGCTTCGGCACGCCGGCCATCTGCGCGGCGCTGTCGGCCTTCCAGAGCTACCTGATGGAGGCCGTCAAGCTGCTGGACAAGGAAGGAGGGAAGGGCCACCACGACAAGGAGATGAAGCACCGGAAATGAGGAGAGCCCCGGAGCCACCTCCACCCTCAGGACCAGACTCTACCTGCCAGCAGGCTCCTCCCACTGAGGGGCGGGGCTAACTATATCTGTACTTTAGGAACACCTGATGGCGCCGCAtggacctctgacctcccaGTGGGGAGGTTCTGGTTTGTTCCTGTTTCTGTGGACTCTCCAAGCCCCTCCCACCCACTCAGACACGCCCACTCCCACCTGAAGGCTCTGAATCCATATCCGACTCGGTTCTGGATCTACAGGAGTCTGGAACTGTTCAATCTGTAGTCCTCTGCAGCAAGTGCTCATGGGAAATGGAGTCCTCTCAGTTACaggagattttttattttcaggtgtTCGTAACTTAAAGTAACAGAAATCATTTTGTACTTTCAGtgtgtgtttattattattattgttactgttaTTATTGTATTACAACATAAATGTAATATATTATTAAAGAATTAAGAACTCGTTCATTCAGGAGTTTAAATCTTCTGCAGACTCAAAGTTGACGTTTCTACAACCCAACACTGATTGGCTAACAGAAGCAGAAGTTATGGCTACAGAAagataattttatatttattttttatttgtttttaactacTTAGGTTAGTTTCATATTATTTCAGTAACcaaaacagatttctttaaatgtaatgtCAAGGTATCATCGCCGGCTATGGAGCTACATAGCCGGCTATGAAGTTtgttcaaagaaacaaaaattgaaacagaaaaaaaataattgaaactgaaaaaaagttttaaatagaatagaaaaacGATTATCTGaaagttttgaaactgaaaataaaaaccgtTGAATCTGACAagaagtttcatttttttcagtttggaaacttttttgtttacttttttttttttgcagttttaaaattttttatttttcaattttttttcaagaacaaactttatggccccatTCAGCGCCACAGATGTTCTTATTGTGAAATGTAAGCGGAAGTTCTGTGTTGACTGGCGGAAGGAGAACTTATGGAGACGCCGCTAATGTTGGACCGGCTAACAGAATCAACCTGCCGTTATTACCTACatgtaataatattttaaaacaccgAGCTGGTGAAgctaattaaataaacacatgtCAGTCCGACTCCAGACAAGTTAAGCTAACGACAGTTAAGCTAGCGgtatttaaaaacaagacaaatgaCGGATGTTAATTTGGTCCAGTCGGATGTgatcttaattaaaactttaattttgaaagGCCTACTTCCTCTTCACTCATACCTGCTGGAGTTCAGCGGATCTTCCGGATCCAGATCTCGTTGCCGCCTGAAAGGCTAAAGTTCCCGGGAATCTTCTGGAAGGTTCTCTGTGGTCCAGTTCTTCCCATCggggaaccagaacctgctgttTAAATTACTGGATCCATTTAGAGCGGATCATTTGGCTCCGTGTTGTTCCCTTTACCTTAAGATCCAGCGTGGAGCTGcgtggagttcctcagggctccGTGGAGACGTCACCCCGCTGTTCTCCGTAACTTCACCCGAACGCCTCTCTCCTCCACCCATCTGCTCGTCTCCCACCTCCCCGGCTCACTTTATTTAACCAAGACGAGACTCTTTCAATCACTGCTTTCCAGGgaaaacacacataaacacactccTGTTTCTACCTGCCGcatgcccctcccccacctggtTCTGACACTCAGCGGGCCGCTCTCCGCCTCCCGGCGCCTGCAGGCAAACATATGCTGCTCTTTCCGTCAGATTCCGCTGTGTTTCATGTTTATTAATCACCTGTCTgcgactctctctctctcacacacaccttcGGCTGGTTCGGGCCCAGTTACTGGTGTTAAACTGGTTCAGACTGTAGTAACCAGGCCCAATTCGGAGctatatagaatagaatagaagtactttattcatcccagcagggaaattacttcgcagttacagcatagagacaagacacaataacaactaccactttATTCTGAGcgggaaaaaatgtaaaaactcaaTAAGTCTTTATTTAGAGACTAGAAATAAGTTTGAGTTCATAATTAAGTCGTAACTTCACAGAGATAATTCTGAATCATAACTgagaataaatcattttctgcagtcataattatgaaaataaaaatctatttcaatgagtcaattttaaatttttaagtcATAACTGGGGATAAAAGTACTAATTACTAAATTTATTAATGGAATTATTTCAAAACTCaactatgatttattttatttgttcttccATGCTGCCTTCACTGAACCTCAGATTTCTCTAACATCTCAGGTCAACAATGACAGTTATTTACATCTGTTGCGGTTATTTAGCCTCatgaaccgggtcagaaccaggaccCAAACCGGATCAGACATGCAGCCAGGCTGACGAGTCGATCTCAGATagaaagaggaggagctggTGTGTCTGGGGATTTTTAttggaacagaaacagaacaaaaggtCATCGGTATAAAACTGGATCTGGGTTCTGGGTGGATCACTTGGCGGTCAGCGTGATCTTCTCCATGTCGTGGATTCCATCTTTGTCGATCAGACGGACATTGAAGGAGGGAAGGTTGAGGATGAAGCGTTTGTTtagctggaggaggaagaggagcaggaggaagagcagtTAGCATCATGCTAACAGAACCGGCTAACTCTGGTCCAAACGACTCCAGAGATGCTCAGGCTGGAGGAAGACTCACCTCTTCAACACATTTCCTCAGCAGCTCCACGGCCTCGTCCCGGCTCAGGTCTGCAGCACAACAGAACTTTCTTTAACAGAACCACAGCCCGATACGTTCTCAGCCCCGCCGGGTCAGAACTGCCCCGTAACGAAGCTGGTACCAGTCAGGGTTGATTTCAACAGAACCTCCAAGTACCAGGCAGACCCAGTCGGGTCCAAAGCCACATGCAGACAGTTTATTTAAGAGAAGCCGGAGCAGTGAGGTCCGGACAGGCGGTTCCCCCaccgggtcaaaggtcaggacGACGGGAAGAAACAGAAACGACTTCCACTGAACGGCTCAGTCCAAACATTACAGAACCGGACCGTCAatgatttaattcatttattactTTAAACGTTTTGTGGACGTTGGAGGTTCTGTTGCTCTCAGATTTACTTTTATTcccttaaattattttttattacagtaaaaataataaacgcTGAAGCTCAGCCTGTTGTTCTCGATGCTGAGCGTCCATCAGG from Xiphophorus hellerii strain 12219 chromosome 13, Xiphophorus_hellerii-4.1, whole genome shotgun sequence includes:
- the tfap2e gene encoding transcription factor AP-2-epsilon isoform X2, encoding MLIHTYSAMERADGLSGSSPSGRLSQLSSLNQAAYSAAPPLCHTPASDFQPPYFPPPYPQSSLPYSQSQDSAYSHLPEPYPSINPLHQHQQAAWHSQRSRSEDGGLLSQSHRALSLDPRREYAAVPRLLHGLGEGAAALGDGALGMHLGHHGLEELQGMEEGSALGILDHSVIKKVPSKLNGSALAALSIGKEGLGVGAVSNPAEVFCSVPGRLSLLSSTSKYKVTVGEVQRRLSPPECLNASLLGGVLRRAKSKNGGRCLRERLEKIGLNLPAGRRKAANVTLLTSLVEGEAVHLARDFGYVCETEFPARATAEYLCRQSDPDQLPTRRSMLLATKEICKEFVDLMTQDRSPLGGSRPAPCLEPGIQGSLTHFSLLTHGFGTPAICAALSAFQSYLMEAVKLLDKEGGKGHHDKEMKHRK
- the tfap2e gene encoding transcription factor AP-2-epsilon isoform X1 gives rise to the protein MLWKSRTKAEERADGLSGSSPSGRLSQLSSLNQAAYSAAPPLCHTPASDFQPPYFPPPYPQSSLPYSQSQDSAYSHLPEPYPSINPLHQHQQAAWHSQRSRSEDGGLLSQSHRALSLDPRREYAAVPRLLHGLGEGAAALGDGALGMHLGHHGLEELQGMEEGSALGILDHSVIKKVPSKLNGSALAALSIGKEGLGVGAVSNPAEVFCSVPGRLSLLSSTSKYKVTVGEVQRRLSPPECLNASLLGGVLRRAKSKNGGRCLRERLEKIGLNLPAGRRKAANVTLLTSLVEGEAVHLARDFGYVCETEFPARATAEYLCRQSDPDQLPTRRSMLLATKEICKEFVDLMTQDRSPLGGSRPAPCLEPGIQGSLTHFSLLTHGFGTPAICAALSAFQSYLMEAVKLLDKEGGKGHHDKEMKHRK